The following are encoded together in the Campylobacter devanensis genome:
- the radA gene encoding DNA repair protein RadA, giving the protein MAKLKTLFECEACGNQQSKWMGKCPQCGAWESFIELSNEQIKASQELAKLTKTINNATPISQIQIEQIKRKSTGDNELDLVLGGGVVSGSLVLIGGSPGIGKSTLLLKIASNLANDNQKVLYVSGEESASQIKLRADRLNANSDNLFLLTEIDLSSILAEVAKNEYKAIVIDSIQTLYSDKISSAPGSISQVREITFELMRLAKKEDIAIFIIGHITKEGSIAGPRILEHMVDVVLYFEGDSSKELRILRGIKNRFGTTSEVGIFEMRSNGLVSAKDISSKFFTRGNAVSGSAITVTMEGSRALVVEIQALVCESSYPKRISTGFDKNRLDMILALLERKLEIPLGHYDVFINVTGGVKINEPACDLAVVAAIISSFRNRPISKESVFIGELSLNGEIREIFNLDARLKEAVFQKFKNAITPNKPLETYPIKTFVAKEITQVLEWM; this is encoded by the coding sequence ATGGCAAAGTTAAAAACTCTATTTGAATGTGAAGCGTGTGGAAATCAGCAGAGTAAATGGATGGGAAAATGTCCTCAATGTGGTGCTTGGGAGAGTTTTATAGAGCTTAGTAATGAGCAAATAAAAGCAAGCCAAGAATTAGCAAAACTAACTAAAACTATAAATAACGCAACTCCAATATCTCAAATTCAAATAGAACAGATAAAACGCAAATCCACCGGCGATAATGAGCTTGACCTTGTATTAGGTGGTGGAGTAGTAAGTGGTTCGCTAGTTTTAATCGGCGGAAGCCCTGGTATTGGCAAATCTACTCTACTGCTTAAAATTGCTTCAAATTTAGCTAATGATAATCAAAAAGTCTTATATGTCAGCGGCGAAGAGAGTGCTAGTCAGATCAAATTAAGAGCCGATCGCCTAAATGCTAATAGCGATAATCTATTTTTGCTTACTGAGATTGATCTTTCATCTATACTAGCTGAAGTGGCTAAAAATGAGTATAAAGCTATAGTTATAGACTCTATCCAGACTTTATATAGTGATAAGATTAGCTCCGCACCAGGCTCTATATCGCAAGTTAGAGAGATTACATTTGAACTAATGAGGTTAGCCAAAAAAGAGGATATAGCTATATTTATCATTGGCCATATAACCAAAGAAGGCTCTATAGCTGGGCCTAGAATTTTGGAGCATATGGTAGATGTAGTATTATATTTTGAAGGCGATAGCAGCAAAGAGCTTAGAATTTTAAGAGGGATTAAAAACCGCTTTGGAACAACTAGCGAGGTTGGTATCTTTGAGATGAGAAGTAATGGGCTAGTAAGCGCTAAAGATATCAGTAGCAAATTTTTTACTCGTGGCAATGCCGTTAGTGGCTCAGCTATTACTGTAACAATGGAAGGAAGTCGTGCGTTAGTAGTAGAAATTCAAGCCTTAGTATGTGAAAGCAGCTACCCAAAAAGAATCTCAACTGGATTTGATAAAAATCGCTTAGATATGATTTTAGCACTTTTAGAACGTAAGCTTGAGATTCCACTTGGTCATTATGATGTTTTTATCAATGTTACAGGCGGAGTAAAAATCAACGAACCAGCCTGTGATTTAGCCGTAGTTGCTGCGATAATATCTAGCTTTCGCAACCGCCCAATATCTAAAGAGAGCGTATTTATCGGTGAGCTTAGTTTAAATGGAGAGATTAGAGAAATTTTTAACCTTGATGCAAGACTAAAAGAAGCCGTATTTCAAAAATTCAAAAACGCCATCACTCCAAACAAACCACTAGAAACCTACCCTATAAAAACATTCGTAGCCAAAGAAATAACCCAAGTTTTAGAATGGATGTAG
- a CDS encoding TlpA family protein disulfide reductase → MKFKIFLVAALLVFFTGCDDKNDKEPSTPSVMQADYSKPFKLPLNDGTELNIQKRNDGYDIDIKDKAVFLNFFATWCPPCKIEIPYLVSLQDKFKDKLQVIGVSVDEISLEQANEFKELFNINYPIAYTKENEYLISSLGGVVGIPFSILYYPNGKFATSYSGLVPIEMLENDIKKVIK, encoded by the coding sequence ATGAAATTTAAAATCTTTTTAGTAGCAGCCTTGCTAGTATTTTTTACTGGCTGCGATGATAAAAATGACAAAGAACCATCTACGCCATCAGTTATGCAAGCTGACTACTCAAAACCATTTAAACTCCCATTAAACGATGGCACAGAACTTAATATACAAAAGCGTAATGATGGATATGATATTGATATTAAAGATAAGGCAGTATTTTTAAATTTCTTTGCTACTTGGTGCCCTCCATGCAAAATAGAAATTCCATATCTTGTATCGCTTCAAGATAAATTTAAAGATAAGCTTCAAGTCATTGGAGTATCAGTTGATGAGATAAGTCTAGAACAAGCAAATGAATTTAAAGAGTTGTTCAATATCAACTATCCAATTGCCTATACCAAGGAAAATGAGTATCTAATCTCATCGCTTGGCGGTGTAGTTGGAATTCCCTTTAGCATTTTATACTATCCAAATGGCAAATTTGCTACATCTTATAGCGGATTGGTGCCTATTGAAATGCTTGAAAATGATATTAAAAAGGTGATTAAATAA
- a CDS encoding 5-formyltetrahydrofolate cyclo-ligase, with protein sequence MVKYDKQTYRKMAKTALKKESKRVANSYKNRLNFDILRLIKFYKVRNLLIFTPMQTEPNLIMLRRKLAKNCTIFVPFMVDKSLKMVKLRLPFFVSKFGIKEARDSNAYKKKIDMAIVPVIAVDTNMARVGHGAGFYDRFFDSLGYRPVIVFVSIKDMYINDKICDAHDICADFYITPTTKYIKKVCYDRDVISGVRRLNFRSRWWLANI encoded by the coding sequence ATGGTTAAATATGATAAACAAACTTATAGAAAAATGGCTAAAACCGCTCTAAAAAAAGAGTCCAAAAGAGTAGCTAATAGTTATAAAAATAGACTAAATTTTGATATTTTAAGGCTAATTAAGTTTTATAAAGTAAGAAATTTATTGATTTTTACTCCGATGCAAACAGAGCCAAATTTGATAATGCTTAGACGCAAGTTAGCAAAAAATTGTACAATATTTGTCCCATTTATGGTAGATAAAAGCTTAAAAATGGTAAAATTGCGTCTGCCCTTTTTTGTATCTAAATTTGGAATTAAAGAAGCAAGAGATTCAAATGCTTATAAAAAAAAGATAGATATGGCAATAGTGCCAGTAATTGCAGTAGATACAAATATGGCTAGAGTAGGGCATGGTGCTGGATTTTATGATAGATTTTTTGATAGTCTAGGATATAGACCAGTTATTGTGTTTGTGAGCATAAAAGATATGTATATTAATGATAAAATTTGTGATGCACATGATATTTGTGCGGACTTTTATATCACACCTACTACAAAATATATTAAAAAGGTATGTTATGATAGAGATGTCATTAGTGGGGTTAGGAGGCTTAATTTTCGGAGCCGGTGGTGGTTGGCTAATATCTAA
- the rny gene encoding ribonuclease Y: MIEMSLVGLGGLIFGAGGGWLISKKINDANYSIFLEQAKAKAKAIEFEAESVLKDAKVKVSEAEFEAKKRYEEKGSKLQKEYNQKFDEINKKEQNLLSQKESLNNLKNDLEQSQNRANALYEEGLNLKNSYQEKIDEVLKTMERIAGLTQDEAKELVLKKVEEKSRADIAHIVRKYEEEAKREAKKKANYILAQATSRFAGEFAAERLINVVDIKNDELKGRIIGKEGRNIKTLEMVLGVDIIIDDTPHAIVLSSFNLYRRAIATRVIELLVEDGRIQPARIEEIHQKVCEEFEASILEEGENILIDLGITKVHPEIVKLIGKMKFRASYGQNALAHSLEVAHLAGIIAAETGGDEKLAIRAGILHDIGKALTHEYQGSHVDLGAEICKRYKEHPVVINAIYAHHGHEEALSVECAAVCAADALSAARPGARREVLESFLKRVEEIENIANSKEGIKNAYAINAGREIRVIANAELVNDDEAVLLAKEIAEEIESKMQYPGEIKVNVIRELRAVEYAK; encoded by the coding sequence ATGATAGAGATGTCATTAGTGGGGTTAGGAGGCTTAATTTTCGGAGCCGGTGGTGGTTGGCTAATATCTAAAAAGATAAATGATGCTAATTATAGTATATTTTTAGAACAGGCTAAGGCTAAGGCTAAGGCTATTGAATTTGAAGCCGAAAGCGTACTTAAAGATGCCAAAGTCAAGGTAAGTGAGGCTGAATTTGAAGCTAAAAAAAGATATGAGGAAAAAGGCAGCAAGCTTCAAAAAGAGTATAACCAAAAATTTGATGAAATAAATAAAAAAGAGCAAAATTTATTATCTCAAAAAGAGAGCTTAAACAATCTAAAAAATGATCTAGAACAGAGTCAAAATAGAGCTAATGCTCTATATGAAGAGGGTTTGAATTTAAAAAATTCATATCAAGAAAAGATTGATGAAGTGTTAAAAACTATGGAGCGCATAGCCGGTCTTACTCAAGATGAAGCTAAAGAATTGGTACTTAAAAAAGTTGAAGAGAAAAGCCGTGCCGATATCGCTCATATCGTTAGAAAATACGAAGAAGAGGCAAAAAGAGAAGCTAAGAAAAAGGCAAATTATATCTTAGCTCAAGCCACTAGTAGATTTGCTGGGGAGTTTGCTGCTGAGAGATTGATTAATGTAGTAGATATCAAAAATGATGAGTTAAAAGGTCGCATTATCGGCAAAGAAGGGCGAAATATCAAAACTCTTGAAATGGTGCTTGGCGTGGATATCATAATCGATGATACGCCCCATGCTATCGTGCTTTCTAGCTTTAATCTCTATCGCCGAGCTATCGCTACAAGGGTTATTGAGCTTTTGGTTGAAGATGGGAGAATTCAACCTGCTAGAATAGAAGAAATCCATCAAAAAGTTTGCGAAGAATTTGAAGCTAGTATCTTAGAAGAGGGCGAAAATATCTTGATTGATTTAGGAATTACCAAGGTTCATCCTGAAATTGTCAAATTAATAGGCAAGATGAAATTTAGGGCTAGTTATGGTCAAAATGCCTTAGCTCATAGCCTAGAAGTCGCTCACTTAGCAGGTATTATCGCAGCTGAAACTGGCGGAGATGAGAAACTAGCTATTAGAGCTGGTATTTTACACGATATCGGCAAAGCCTTAACGCACGAATACCAAGGTAGCCATGTGGATTTAGGGGCTGAAATTTGCAAGCGATATAAGGAGCATCCGGTTGTAATCAATGCTATTTATGCTCATCACGGACACGAAGAAGCCTTAAGCGTAGAGTGTGCAGCAGTTTGTGCTGCTGATGCCTTATCTGCGGCACGCCCTGGAGCTAGAAGAGAGGTGCTTGAGAGTTTCTTAAAAAGAGTTGAAGAGATAGAAAATATCGCAAATTCAAAAGAAGGCATCAAAAATGCCTACGCTATAAATGCCGGTCGTGAGATTAGGGTTATTGCTAATGCTGAGTTGGTCAATGATGATGAAGCGGTGCTTTTGGCTAAAGAGATTGCTGAAGAGATAGAGAGCAAAATGCAATATCCAGGCGAGATTAAAGTAAATGTAATCCGGGAATTACGAGCCGTAGAGTATGCAAAATAG
- a CDS encoding flagellar hook-length control protein FliK: MIIVNNTPTQQPTQTKDDKKSSKETSNTTSLNDGKTILKKPTQGVVIEQTKLDLELNKFTSKLLNALKANIDDGTYKQNALAQIKSSQVAPNLAKDLASLLNSIKSDPKLSQLGAKLESFIKPVEHIKTTNIAQTIKDTGIMLEAKLAQTLKAEILPSSIKELLSLMKNTTNKDLTLAFMGLANTKESSPQESFNALLEILQKNKLKNNQIVQNSNFKPLLEANTKLEHMAKFLDKIAYQIQTNPKNPLSIEQNISRAINQGQNIIKNIETSLSQINFNHPNLKNVKPLSTQLGQMLLDIKAELNSLKSNINNPALDIKEFKLSNNIAASANRLSAMLESTQLSQINSATIAQTAQSTPNLESLISGLNQSQNSTNLSNFIQHINTDANNLNLQDKLSMAARKLSNIINFFDKNSQDAKSHLAELKGLIKATNLAKADIANITPNDKNLAAQTLQNDVKATLLALKEATANQPNQAALNQNINRLLTQIEMHQLISYAQNSLQTYLPYSWDALESSSVAFKQGKKKRFYAKIDLNFTHFGNVDIVIALSDNKYIDISIATGTAEFKNLILSASKELKSAITGLGLIVSSFTLVHKPKKAPYHQADRAFDFGFNKKA; encoded by the coding sequence ATGATAATAGTAAATAATACCCCAACCCAACAACCAACCCAAACCAAAGATGATAAAAAATCATCTAAAGAGACTAGTAATACAACTAGCTTAAATGATGGCAAAACCATACTAAAAAAACCAACCCAAGGTGTTGTAATTGAGCAGACTAAACTCGATTTAGAATTAAATAAATTCACATCAAAACTATTAAATGCACTCAAGGCTAATATCGATGATGGAACATATAAACAAAATGCCTTAGCCCAGATAAAATCATCGCAAGTAGCACCAAATTTAGCCAAAGATCTAGCCTCTCTTTTAAATTCTATAAAATCAGACCCGAAGCTAAGTCAACTTGGTGCAAAGCTTGAAAGTTTTATCAAGCCAGTTGAGCATATTAAAACAACAAACATTGCCCAAACTATCAAAGATACAGGCATAATGCTAGAGGCTAAACTCGCCCAAACTCTAAAGGCTGAAATTTTGCCATCAAGCATTAAAGAACTTTTATCACTGATGAAAAATACTACTAATAAAGATCTTACGCTAGCCTTTATGGGTCTTGCAAATACCAAAGAAAGTAGTCCACAAGAGAGCTTTAATGCGCTTTTAGAAATTTTACAAAAAAATAAATTAAAAAATAACCAAATTGTACAAAACTCAAATTTTAAGCCACTTTTAGAGGCAAATACTAAGCTAGAACATATGGCGAAATTCCTTGATAAAATCGCATATCAAATTCAAACTAATCCCAAAAATCCACTCTCAATAGAGCAAAATATATCACGAGCTATAAACCAAGGTCAAAATATAATCAAAAATATAGAAACTTCGCTATCACAGATTAATTTTAACCACCCAAATTTAAAAAATGTCAAACCTCTAAGTACACAGCTAGGCCAAATGCTTCTAGATATCAAAGCTGAGTTAAATTCACTAAAATCCAATATAAATAATCCCGCTCTTGATATAAAAGAATTTAAGCTATCAAACAATATAGCAGCCAGTGCTAATCGCCTCTCAGCTATGCTAGAATCTACACAGCTAAGCCAGATTAATAGTGCTACAATAGCGCAAACCGCTCAATCTACGCCAAATTTAGAAAGTCTAATAAGCGGTCTAAATCAATCTCAAAATAGCACAAATTTAAGCAATTTCATACAACATATTAACACTGATGCTAATAATCTAAATCTACAAGATAAACTCTCTATGGCTGCTAGAAAACTATCAAATATTATTAACTTTTTTGATAAAAATAGCCAAGATGCTAAAAGCCATCTAGCTGAACTAAAAGGATTGATAAAAGCTACAAATTTAGCTAAAGCTGATATAGCAAATATCACTCCAAATGATAAAAATCTAGCTGCTCAAACACTACAAAACGATGTTAAAGCCACACTTTTAGCCCTAAAAGAAGCCACAGCCAATCAACCAAATCAGGCCGCGTTAAATCAGAATATAAATAGACTTTTAACTCAAATCGAAATGCACCAGCTAATTAGTTATGCACAAAATTCGCTTCAAACATACTTACCATACTCATGGGATGCGCTTGAGAGTAGTAGCGTAGCTTTTAAACAAGGTAAAAAGAAACGTTTCTACGCTAAAATTGATCTAAATTTTACTCATTTTGGTAATGTTGATATCGTAATTGCCTTAAGCGATAACAAATATATAGATATTAGTATTGCTACTGGTACGGCTGAATTTAAAAACCTAATCCTAAGTGCTAGTAAAGAACTAAAAAGCGCAATCACTGGATTGGGATTAATAGTTAGTAGCTTTACTTTGGTTCATAAACCTAAAAAAGCCCCGTATCATCAAGCTGACAGGGCATTTGATTTTGGATTTAACAAAAAGGCATAA
- a CDS encoding dynamin family protein, whose protein sequence is MLVKCKCKKDSFQNIFEFMNYTEFVLGQKFSYKKKDLSKYYFHAYCVLLNDMLKTHSGSLHQYAKLRHNIDLDSDIKLSIKKIKNKLILGNKVDYRFVLVSQLLHALELLNINTLKEEDKSVVAKKLCFSKKNFALALEYAKDHGRIKNERILKSFVEHVNFKDSHNKYKQTKVKHIGICANMSCGKSTFVNALLGNDFLPARNEATTACITSVYDYDNAKNMIGVAVKNDHIYAIGDNMDTVTINKWNSEADHMILESDLDNISNNNIVVAVHDTPGINNSGNDNHRKITMNFLSQNKMDAIIYVANAEQLGTTDEEKLLKDLLKLGAPFTIFVLNKADSIDTEKESMKKIIEDFRKQIVDIGYNKDSKIFPISSKAARLFKMALKGDADKFSASERASFGSLFEYFIENTDLTKTGFKCSCDDDTEITVGREVFSKNDIKKALNNSGLTVLENEIEKLLGGTK, encoded by the coding sequence ATGCTAGTTAAATGCAAATGCAAAAAAGATTCATTTCAAAATATTTTTGAGTTTATGAATTACACTGAGTTTGTCTTGGGGCAAAAATTTTCCTATAAGAAAAAAGATTTAAGTAAATATTATTTCCATGCATATTGCGTTTTGCTAAATGATATGCTAAAAACACATAGTGGTAGTTTGCATCAGTATGCAAAACTAAGACATAATATAGATTTAGATTCTGATATCAAATTGTCTATTAAAAAGATAAAAAATAAGCTTATCCTTGGAAATAAGGTTGATTATAGGTTTGTATTGGTATCACAGCTATTACACGCTTTAGAGCTTTTAAATATAAATACACTAAAAGAAGAAGACAAAAGTGTTGTTGCAAAAAAGCTGTGTTTTTCTAAAAAGAATTTTGCTCTTGCTTTAGAGTATGCAAAAGATCATGGTAGAATTAAAAATGAAAGAATATTGAAATCTTTTGTGGAACATGTAAATTTTAAAGACTCACACAATAAATATAAACAAACAAAAGTTAAACACATTGGAATATGTGCAAATATGAGTTGCGGCAAATCTACCTTTGTAAATGCTCTTTTGGGAAATGATTTTTTGCCAGCTAGAAACGAAGCTACTACTGCTTGTATTACTAGCGTATACGACTATGACAACGCAAAAAATATGATTGGTGTAGCAGTAAAAAATGATCACATATATGCTATTGGTGATAATATGGATACAGTAACTATTAATAAGTGGAACTCAGAAGCCGATCATATGATTCTAGAGTCAGATTTGGATAATATAAGCAATAATAATATAGTTGTAGCCGTTCATGACACTCCTGGTATAAATAATAGTGGCAATGACAACCATAGAAAAATAACTATGAATTTTTTAAGTCAAAATAAAATGGATGCCATTATATACGTAGCAAATGCCGAGCAATTAGGTACGACTGATGAAGAAAAGCTTTTAAAGGATCTATTAAAATTAGGAGCACCATTTACGATTTTTGTGCTAAATAAGGCTGATAGCATAGATACTGAAAAAGAAAGCATGAAAAAAATCATAGAAGATTTTAGAAAACAAATTGTAGATATAGGATACAATAAAGACTCTAAAATTTTTCCTATATCATCAAAGGCAGCTAGGCTTTTTAAAATGGCTTTAAAAGGTGATGCAGATAAGTTTAGCGCATCTGAAAGAGCTTCTTTTGGCTCTCTTTTTGAGTATTTTATAGAAAATACGGATCTAACTAAGACCGGATTTAAGTGTTCTTGCGATGATGACACAGAAATCACTGTAGGCAGAGAAGTATTCTCTAAAAACGATATTAAAAAGGCTTTAAATAACTCTGGGCTAACAGTCTTAGAAAATGAAATAGAAAAGCTACTAGGAGGAACAAAATGA
- a CDS encoding DedA family protein yields MQDILTNLSTYGYLILFLYSLGGGMVAIIGAGLLSFEGNMNLTLSIIIAAVANFIGDMILVYMGRYNKSSVMPYFKSHKRKLALAQILFKKYGDKIIFIKKYIYGLKTLVPLAIGLTKYSLIKFTIINAICSVIWAISLGLASYYAGGFIFKFTSYFGERSYLVPLFLFILLGLIWLYFSWATKKR; encoded by the coding sequence ATGCAAGATATACTTACAAATCTCTCAACTTATGGCTATTTAATTTTATTTTTATATAGTCTTGGCGGCGGTATGGTGGCTATTATTGGAGCAGGGCTTTTGAGTTTTGAAGGTAATATGAATTTGACATTATCTATTATTATTGCAGCAGTGGCAAATTTTATTGGCGATATGATTTTGGTATATATGGGTAGGTACAATAAAAGCTCAGTAATGCCATATTTTAAATCGCATAAAAGAAAATTAGCCCTAGCTCAAATTCTATTTAAAAAATATGGAGATAAGATTATTTTTATCAAAAAATATATCTATGGATTAAAAACTTTAGTTCCTTTAGCAATAGGGCTTACTAAGTATAGTTTAATTAAATTTACTATTATTAATGCTATTTGCTCAGTTATATGGGCTATTAGTCTTGGACTAGCTAGCTATTATGCTGGCGGATTTATTTTTAAATTTACTAGCTATTTTGGTGAACGTAGCTATTTAGTCCCACTATTTTTATTTATTTTATTGGGGTTGATTTGGCTATATTTTAGCTGGGCAACTAAAAAGAGATAA
- the zupT gene encoding zinc transporter ZupT, with protein MEFDFMQLFYAFLLTLFAGFSTSIGAVIAFFSKKDDYRLLSIGLGFSAGVMIYISFMEILPSSMDDFARIFESKNAEFIGLLAFFSGIVLTALIDKFIPSDLNPHEPKDSLDELKFCPLPKSNEPRPTYHPGISQKSLKSLKRTGIITAFAIAIHNFPEGFATFISSVESLSFGLAIAGAVALHNIPEGLAVSLPIYHATGDKKRAFAYSCLSGLAEPIGAIAGALILMPFMNETVMASVFGVVAGIMVFISFDELLPAARSYDKAHDSLYGLVAGMVVMAVSLILLGI; from the coding sequence ATGGAATTTGATTTTATGCAACTTTTTTATGCATTTTTGCTTACGCTTTTTGCTGGGTTTTCTACTTCAATTGGTGCAGTAATTGCATTTTTTAGTAAAAAGGATGATTATAGGCTTCTTAGTATTGGGCTTGGATTTAGTGCTGGAGTGATGATTTATATCTCATTTATGGAGATTTTGCCTAGTTCGATGGATGATTTTGCTAGAATTTTTGAAAGTAAAAATGCTGAGTTTATAGGACTTTTAGCATTTTTTAGCGGAATAGTTTTAACTGCTTTAATTGATAAATTTATTCCAAGCGATTTAAATCCCCATGAACCAAAAGATAGCCTTGATGAGCTTAAATTTTGCCCACTGCCAAAAAGTAATGAGCCACGTCCAACCTATCATCCAGGAATTAGTCAAAAGAGCTTAAAGAGCTTAAAACGAACCGGGATTATTACTGCTTTTGCTATTGCGATACATAATTTTCCTGAGGGATTTGCGACATTTATTAGTAGTGTTGAGTCGTTAAGTTTTGGGCTAGCAATTGCTGGGGCTGTAGCATTACATAATATTCCTGAGGGACTAGCAGTTTCATTGCCAATATATCATGCTACTGGAGATAAAAAGCGAGCTTTTGCCTATTCGTGTTTATCAGGACTTGCTGAGCCTATTGGCGCAATTGCTGGAGCATTGATTTTGATGCCTTTTATGAATGAGACAGTGATGGCTAGTGTTTTTGGTGTTGTTGCTGGAATTATGGTTTTTATTAGCTTTGATGAGCTTTTACCAGCAGCTAGGAGTTATGATAAGGCACATGATAGTTTATATGGTTTAGTTGCTGGTATGGTGGTGATGGCAGTGAGCTTGATTTTACTTGGGATCTAA
- the ftsY gene encoding signal recognition particle-docking protein FtsY → MFSFLKKGLEKTISAFTGSKPADKKITKDILEELLLEADVPYEIVQEIIYYLPPREIVDKADLSRVMQTYFMYDSKSIEAKPFVMMILGVNGAGKTTTIAKLANLFKSNSKSVILGASDTFRAGAIEQLRQWATRLEVPIIASNQGHDPAAVAYDTISSAVAKGMDYAIIDTAGRLQNQKNLASELEKISRISDKALSGAPHQKILILDGTQGSAGVAQAKAFNEIIKVDGVIITKLDGTAKGGALFGIARELELPILYIGVGESKDDLIKFNPKEFVDTICDAIF, encoded by the coding sequence ATGTTTAGCTTCCTTAAAAAAGGTCTTGAAAAGACCATAAGTGCCTTTACTGGTTCTAAACCAGCAGATAAAAAAATTACTAAAGATATTCTTGAAGAGCTTTTATTAGAAGCAGATGTGCCATATGAAATAGTACAAGAGATTATATATTACCTTCCACCACGTGAAATAGTTGATAAAGCTGATCTATCTAGAGTTATGCAAACATACTTTATGTATGATAGCAAAAGCATAGAAGCTAAGCCATTTGTTATGATGATATTGGGCGTAAATGGTGCTGGCAAAACAACTACAATAGCCAAATTAGCAAATTTATTTAAATCAAATTCAAAAAGTGTTATTTTGGGTGCTAGTGATACATTTAGAGCTGGTGCAATAGAACAACTACGCCAATGGGCAACCAGATTAGAAGTGCCAATAATTGCTTCAAATCAAGGCCACGACCCGGCCGCTGTGGCTTATGATACCATTAGCTCTGCTGTGGCTAAAGGGATGGATTATGCGATTATCGATACAGCTGGAAGATTACAAAATCAAAAAAACCTAGCAAGTGAGCTAGAAAAGATCTCAAGAATCAGCGATAAAGCCCTAAGTGGCGCTCCACATCAAAAAATTCTAATATTAGATGGTACACAAGGAAGTGCTGGAGTTGCTCAGGCTAAGGCATTCAATGAGATTATAAAGGTCGATGGAGTAATAATCACTAAGCTTGATGGTACTGCTAAAGGCGGTGCATTATTTGGAATTGCTAGAGAGCTTGAATTGCCTATTTTATACATTGGTGTTGGCGAGAGCAAAGACGATTTAATTAAATTTAATCCAAAAGAGTTCGTAGATACTATCTGCGATGCTATATTTTAA
- a CDS encoding FlhB-like flagellar biosynthesis protein — protein MAKKIKKAVALGYNKDKNNAPMVLASGKGEVANKIIEAAKIYKVPIREDSDLVEILSKVDINQEIPPNLYKAVAEVFSFLYRTTKIKK, from the coding sequence ATGGCAAAAAAAATTAAAAAGGCAGTTGCTCTAGGTTATAATAAAGATAAAAACAATGCTCCAATGGTTTTAGCTAGCGGCAAAGGTGAAGTAGCTAATAAAATTATTGAAGCAGCCAAAATTTATAAAGTTCCCATTAGAGAAGATAGTGACTTAGTCGAGATTCTAAGCAAAGTTGATATTAATCAAGAAATTCCACCAAATTTATACAAAGCTGTCGCTGAAGTATTTAGTTTCTTATACCGTACTACTAAGATAAAAAAATAA
- a CDS encoding lipid-binding SYLF domain-containing protein gives MIRVIWLVLFSLSLLYGGNERLLDSANAYNHINRINKIPQSIVINSSAIIIFPTFVKAGFILGATIGRGVMLVRDDVDEFYSDDNLTRHLNSNWSAVPVRLGGATIGLQAGYENNFLVMYVMNPAVIKDIYDNKLTLNASASVSFMDYGTKNEIVSDIGFSDIYIYTNNSGFFAGANLGGSVITVDDKIRFNTNSYGYKQLMHAITVVR, from the coding sequence ATGATAAGGGTTATCTGGTTGGTTCTATTTAGTTTAAGCTTATTATATGGTGGAAATGAGAGATTATTAGATAGTGCAAATGCCTATAATCATATTAATAGAATTAATAAAATCCCCCAGTCTATCGTTATAAATTCATCTGCGATTATTATTTTTCCTACTTTTGTTAAGGCTGGATTTATCCTTGGAGCGACCATAGGGCGTGGAGTTATGCTTGTGCGTGATGATGTAGATGAATTTTATAGCGATGATAACCTTACTCGCCATCTAAACAGCAACTGGAGCGCAGTTCCTGTGCGACTTGGTGGGGCAACTATTGGGTTGCAAGCTGGATATGAAAATAATTTTTTAGTAATGTATGTAATGAATCCGGCAGTAATTAAAGATATTTATGATAATAAGCTTACTCTTAATGCTAGTGCATCAGTGAGTTTTATGGATTATGGTACTAAAAATGAAATAGTTAGTGATATTGGCTTTAGTGATATTTATATTTATACAAATAATAGCGGCTTTTTTGCTGGGGCAAATCTTGGCGGATCGGTAATAACTGTTGATGATAAAATACGTTTTAATACAAATTCATACGGTTACAAACAATTAATGCATGCTATAACGGTGGTAAGATAA